The DNA sequence GGCGCCTCGTCGTCGTCGCTGGCGCGCTGCTGGGCCAGGACGGCGCGCAGCTCCTCCCGGGTGAGGATCCGGGCCTCCTCCGCCCGGTCGACGGCGACGAAGCGGGCGAGCGTGACCGCACCGACGAACCCGACGACGGCGAGGACGAGCAGCACCGGGACGAGGTCGGTGCGGTCGGTCACCGCGGTGACGAGCGCGACCGACCCGAGGGTGGCCGCGGTGACGACGTCGAGGCCGACGGCGCGGTCGAGCATCGACGGGCCCCGCTCGATCCGCACGAGGGCGAGCAGGCCCGCCAGGCCCAGCGCGACCGAGCAGAGGACGTAGACGACGATCATCGCGCCTCCCCCTCGGCCAGCCGGCCCCGGCGCGGGGACGAGCCCGGGACGTACCCGGCGTCGGTGAGCTGGTCACGGGAGGCGAACGCGCGCAGCAGCCGCTCCTCCTGCTCCAGGACCGACCGGTGCGCCCGCTCGAGGCCGCCGGCGAGGTCGACGTCGAAGACGTGGATGTACAGGGTGCCGGTGAGCCTGTGCGCCTCGACGACGATCGAGCCCGGCACGAGGGAGACCATGCCCGAGGTGGCGGCGAGGTAGGTGTCCGAGTGCGAGCGCAGCCGGACGCGGATGACGGCCCCGGTGGGCTGGCGCCGGCGCAGCACCATCCACGCGATCTGGGCGGAGGCGAGCGCGACGTCGACGGCGAAGCGCACGACCAGGCGCAGCACCCCGAGGGGCCGGAACCTCCCGTCGAACGGCGCCCGGGGCAGGGGTGCCACCCACGTCACGAGGAGCGCCACGAGCAGCCCGGCCACCGCGTTCGCCATCGTGATGTCGCCCCACAGGAGCACCCACACCCCGGTCAGCCACGCCAGCGCACCCCAGGAGGTGCGCGGGCGCAGGCGGGGTCGGCGCGGCACGGCGCGGGTGGGCGCGGAGGCGTCGGCGTTCACGAGGCCTCCTCCGTGGCGGTGGGCAGGGGCGCGTCCTCGGGCTCGTCCTCGGCGTCCTCACGCCGCTCGCCCTCCTGCGCCACGTCCGAGGACTCGCCGGTGCCCCGCTCGAAGTCCGGCAGGACGGCGGTGATGTAGGGCGTGCGCGAGCGCAGGTCGGCGGCGGCGCGGTCGGTGTAGCCGTACAGCGGCCCCGCCACGACGGCGAGGAAGAGGGAGAGGACGACCATCCCGGCGGCGGGCAGGACCATGCCGCGCGGCGTCGTGGTCTCGGGCAGCGGCTGGGGCGCCTCCTGCCAGAACGCCATGTTCCACGCCTTGGTGATGGCGTAGAGGGTCAGCAGCGAGGTGACGAGCCCGCCGGCGATGAGGGCGTAGGACATGCCCCCGCCCTCCGCGGCCGCCGCCTGGACGAGGCCCGCCTTGCCGAGGAAGCCGGTCATCGGGGGGATCCCGGCCAGGTTCATCGCCGGCACGAAGTACAGCACCGCCAGGAGCGGCGCCGCCTTGGCCAAGGACCCCAGGCGCACCAGCGAGGTGGTGCCGCCGCGCCGCTCGATGAGTCCGGCGATGAGGAACAGGGAGGTCTGGACCGTGATGTGGTGGGTGACGTAGAAGATGGCGGCCGAGAGGCCGGCCTCGCTGCTGGTCGCGATCCCCCAGATCATGAACCCGATGTGGGAGACGAGGGTGAAGGAGAGCAGACGCTTGATGTCCTCCTGCGCCACTGCGCCGAGGATGCCCACCACCATCGTCGCCAGCGCCGCCCACTTGAGGAGCTCGTCGAGCTGGCCACCGGGGAACAGGAGCACCTGGGTGCGGATGACGGCGTAGACGCCGACCTTGGTCAGCAGGCCCGCGAAGACCGCCGTCACCGGGGCCGGGGCCGTCGGGTAGGAGTCCGGCAGCCACGCCGAGAGGGGGAAGATGGCCGCCTTGATCCCGAACGCCACGAGCAGCATGAGCTGGAGCACCGTCTGGGTCCCCGGGGCGATCTCGGGCAGCCGGATCGCCAGCTGAGCGAGGTTCACCGTGCCCACCGCGGCGTAGACCAGCGCGATCGCGGTGAGGAAGACGATCGAGCTCACGAGCGAGACGACGACGTAGATCGTCCCCGCGCGGATCCGTTCACGGGTGCCCGAGAGGGTGATGAGCACGAAGCTGGAGACGAGGAGGATCTCGAACCCGACGTAGAGGTTGAACAGGTCCCCGGCGAGGAAGGCGTTGGACACCCCGGCCGACAGGACGAGGAAGGTCGGGTGGTAGATCGCCACCGGGGCGCCCTCGTCCCCGTCGGCGATGCCCTGCGCGAGGGAGTACAGGAGCACCCCGAGGGTGACGGCGACGGAGACGACCAGCAGCAGCGCGGCGAGGCGGTCACCCACCAGGGCGATGCCCACGGGTGCGGCCCAGCTCCCGACGTCGAGGACGACGGGGCCGTCGTTGACGTGGACGAGCAGCACCACGGTGACGGCGAGGACGACGGTGAGGGTGGTGACCGAGACGATGACCTGGACCTTCGGGTGGCGCGCCAGCGCCAGCGCGAAACCGGCGCCGATGAGCGGCAGGACCACGGGCAGGGCGACGAGCCAGGTCATCGGGCCTCCTCGTCGTCGGCCGCGAGCGCGGGGGCGTGGTGCCCGCGCGAGGCGTGCTCGCTGCCCAGGACGGCCGTCTCGTCCCGGGTGGCCGCGGCGTCCTCCGCGAGGGTGGAGCCGACGTCGTCGGTCGCGCGGGCGGAGAGCTCGTCGCGGGCCGCTCTGCGGGCGATACGGCGGTCCTCGAGGTCGTCCTGGACCTCGTCGTGACCGTTGAGCTGCCAGGAGCGGTAGGCCATGGCCAGGAGGAACGCGGTCATCCCCAGGGTGATGACGATCGCGGTGAGGACCATCGCCTGGGGCAGGGGGTCGGACATGTCCTCGGTCGCGGTGTCACCGATGAGCGGCGGGCCGCCCGCGCGGCCGCCGGCGATGAGCATGAGGACGTTGATGCCGTTGGAGATGAGCGCCACCCCGACGATGACCCGCGAGAGCGAGCGCTCGAGGATGAGGTACACGCCGGTGCCCACGAGCACCGCGACGAGTACGACCAGGGCCGCGGAGGGTGTCATCTCGATCATCGCTGCCCCCTCGGGAGCGCGTCAGGGACCTCGGCGCGGTCGTCCCGGGCCGGCAGGGCGTCGTCGGCGAGCTGGGACGGGTCGTCGTAGGCGACGTCGGGGGCCTGGTTGCCCTCGATCTCGCCCTGCCGGTCGACCTCGGCCCCCAGCGAACGCAGGATGTCCAGGACGAGCCCGATGACCACCAGGTAGACCCCCATGTCGAAGAAGAGTGCCGTCGCCAGTTTCACGGGGCCGAAGACCGGCAGGACGACGTCCACGATCGTCGTCTCCAGGACCGTCCCACCGAGGAGCAGGGGCACCGCCCCGGCGCCGGCGGAGAGGAAGAGCCCGCCGCCCAGGAGCAGTCCGGGGTGGACCGGGGCGGCCTCACCCAGCTCGTACCGACCGCCCGCGAGGTAGCGCACGATGAGCGCCGTCCCCGCGACGAGGCCGCCGGCGAAGCCGCCGCCGGGGGCGTTGTGACCGGAGAACAGCAGGAACAGGGAGAAGACGATGAGCGTGTGGAAGACGAGTCGGGTGCCGACCTCGAAGATCACCGAGCGGCGCTGCGGGGCGAGGGTGGCGTCGCCCGCGAGCCAGGTGCGCCCGCGCCCGGGAGCCCGGACCTGCGCGGCCCCGGCCCCGGGGCGGCGCAGCTCGGCCGCCGGGTCGGGCCGTCCACCGCCCCACACGGCCGGGGCGCCGGGGGCGCGGCCCTCGGAGCGCAGGTTGCGGGGGCGGTCGATGCGGCCGCTCCGGGCGCGCAGGAAGATCAGCGACGCCACACCGGTCGCGGCCACGACGACGACGGAGATCTCGCCCATGGTGTCCCACGCGCGGATGTCGACGAGGGTGACGTTGACGATGTTCTTGCCGTAGCCGAACTCGAACGCCTCGGCGGGGAAGTCCACCGAGACGGGCTCGTGGATCCGCGCGCCGGCGGCGAGCACCCCGAGCCCCGCCACGGTCACCCCGGCCAGGACGGCCACCCCGGCCCGCCACCACCGTGACGCTACGAGCGGGCGGTTGGAGAAGTAGGCCGGCAGACGGCGCAGCACGAGGACGAAGACGACGAGGGTGACCGTCTCGACGAGGACCTGGGTCAGGGCGAGGTCCGGGGCGCCGTGGAGCTCGAAGAGCAGGGCGACGCCGTACCCGGCCACGCCGAGCAGGACGACCGCCTTGAGGCGGCGGCGGGCTCGGGCGGCCAGCACGGACGCGACGGCGACGACGACGGCCACCACGGCCTGCAGCGGGTTGTCCCAGGGCCGCAGCCCCTCGGGCCAGGTGTCGCCGCCGAGCAGGGCGGCCCCGCCGGCGAGCGTGATCGTGGTGAGGAGGATGATCGACAGGTACGCCGGCAGCGAGCCGCGCTGGGTCCAGGCGGTGACATCGGCCGCGACGTTGTCCAGGGCCCGCAGGAGCCGCCGGTAGGCCCCCTCGGCGCCCTCGAGGTCGCGGAAGGAGCGCTGGAGGCGCTCCACCGGGCCCCGCGCGAGGAACAGTGCCAGGCCGGTGGCGAGGATGGCGGCCGTGGTCAGCAGCGGCACGCCCACCCCGCCCCACAGGGTCAGGTGGCCCTCCTCGCCGGGGTAGGTCCCCGCGTGCGGGGCGAGGTGACGCTCGACCAGCCCGGGCACCAGACCCACGACGACGCCGGCGACCGCCAGCAGCACCGGCGCCGCCATGATGAGCCGGGAGGTCTTCTGCGGCTCCGCCGCCTCGACGCCGGGCTTGTCGGCGAAAGCGCCCCACCACAGGCGCAGCGAGTACGCCACGGTCAGGGCCGACCCGGCGGCGATGCCCACGAGCACGACCCAGTCGATCGGTGCGCCGCGGTGGACGAGGCCCTCGAGCGCGGCCTCCTTGGCCACGTAGCCGGCCGTCGGGGGGAGGCCGGCCATCGACGCAGCGGCGAGCGCGCCGGCGGCCGCCAGGACGGGCGTGCGACGCCAGAGGCCGGAGATCTTGCGCAGGTCCCGCGTGCCCAGTGCCCAGTCCACCACGCCGACGACGAGGAACAGCGCGGACTTGAACAGGGCGTGCGCGAGCAGCATCGCCAGCCCGGCCAGGGCGACCGCTGCGTCGCCGTAACCCACGAGCATCATGACCAGCCCGAGCTGGGAGACGGTGCCGAACGCGAGGACGAGCTTGAGGTCGTACTGGCGCAGCGCCCGGTACCCGCCGATCACGAGGGTGGTGAGGCCCACCCCGACGACCGTCCAGCGCCACACCGGCAGCTCCGACAGGCCCGGGGCGAGCCGGGCGACGAGGTAGATGCCGGCCTTGACCATGGCGGCGGCGTGCAGGTAGGCGCTGACGGGGGTCGGCGCGGCCATCGCCGCCGGGAGCCAGAAGTGGAAGGGGACGAGCGCCGACTTCGTCACCGCGCCGAGCAGGACGAGGGCGACGGCGGTCGGCACC is a window from the Georgenia muralis genome containing:
- a CDS encoding monovalent cation/H+ antiporter complex subunit F; translated protein: MIVVYVLCSVALGLAGLLALVRIERGPSMLDRAVGLDVVTAATLGSVALVTAVTDRTDLVPVLLVLAVVGFVGAVTLARFVAVDRAEEARILTREELRAVLAQQRASDDDEAPPVHDPDAPAATATAPTAPDRADMTEDGTVNATGGGEGTAPLPAEETPEGDVGHDGRQER
- a CDS encoding Na+/H+ antiporter subunit E, translated to MNADASAPTRAVPRRPRLRPRTSWGALAWLTGVWVLLWGDITMANAVAGLLVALLVTWVAPLPRAPFDGRFRPLGVLRLVVRFAVDVALASAQIAWMVLRRRQPTGAVIRVRLRSHSDTYLAATSGMVSLVPGSIVVEAHRLTGTLYIHVFDVDLAGGLERAHRSVLEQEERLLRAFASRDQLTDAGYVPGSSPRRGRLAEGEAR
- a CDS encoding Na+/H+ antiporter subunit D, with the translated sequence MTWLVALPVVLPLIGAGFALALARHPKVQVIVSVTTLTVVLAVTVVLLVHVNDGPVVLDVGSWAAPVGIALVGDRLAALLLVVSVAVTLGVLLYSLAQGIADGDEGAPVAIYHPTFLVLSAGVSNAFLAGDLFNLYVGFEILLVSSFVLITLSGTRERIRAGTIYVVVSLVSSIVFLTAIALVYAAVGTVNLAQLAIRLPEIAPGTQTVLQLMLLVAFGIKAAIFPLSAWLPDSYPTAPAPVTAVFAGLLTKVGVYAVIRTQVLLFPGGQLDELLKWAALATMVVGILGAVAQEDIKRLLSFTLVSHIGFMIWGIATSSEAGLSAAIFYVTHHITVQTSLFLIAGLIERRGGTTSLVRLGSLAKAAPLLAVLYFVPAMNLAGIPPMTGFLGKAGLVQAAAAEGGGMSYALIAGGLVTSLLTLYAITKAWNMAFWQEAPQPLPETTTPRGMVLPAAGMVVLSLFLAVVAGPLYGYTDRAAADLRSRTPYITAVLPDFERGTGESSDVAQEGERREDAEDEPEDAPLPTATEEAS
- a CDS encoding Na(+)/H(+) antiporter subunit C; amino-acid sequence: MIEMTPSAALVVLVAVLVGTGVYLILERSLSRVIVGVALISNGINVLMLIAGGRAGGPPLIGDTATEDMSDPLPQAMVLTAIVITLGMTAFLLAMAYRSWQLNGHDEVQDDLEDRRIARRAARDELSARATDDVGSTLAEDAAATRDETAVLGSEHASRGHHAPALAADDEEAR
- a CDS encoding Na+/H+ antiporter subunit A, with the translated sequence MLQLLAIHLVAALLAPPLVAWLGRRAFLVLAAAPASAAVWAAAVSGRVLAGDHPEQVVAWVPSLQLELAFRLDTLSWLMTLVVGGVGALVLVYSAAYFSRSAHALGRFAGVFVAFAGSMLGLVTTDDTLMLYVFWELTTVTSFLLIGHYHDRQSSRRAALQAIMVTTFGGLAMLAGLIILGESRGGSYRLGELVATAAAGELGVGAHPALVPTAVALVLLGAVTKSALVPFHFWLPAAMAAPTPVSAYLHAAAMVKAGIYLVARLAPGLSELPVWRWTVVGVGLTTLVIGGYRALRQYDLKLVLAFGTVSQLGLVMMLVGYGDAAVALAGLAMLLAHALFKSALFLVVGVVDWALGTRDLRKISGLWRRTPVLAAAGALAAASMAGLPPTAGYVAKEAALEGLVHRGAPIDWVVLVGIAAGSALTVAYSLRLWWGAFADKPGVEAAEPQKTSRLIMAAPVLLAVAGVVVGLVPGLVERHLAPHAGTYPGEEGHLTLWGGVGVPLLTTAAILATGLALFLARGPVERLQRSFRDLEGAEGAYRRLLRALDNVAADVTAWTQRGSLPAYLSIILLTTITLAGGAALLGGDTWPEGLRPWDNPLQAVVAVVVAVASVLAARARRRLKAVVLLGVAGYGVALLFELHGAPDLALTQVLVETVTLVVFVLVLRRLPAYFSNRPLVASRWWRAGVAVLAGVTVAGLGVLAAGARIHEPVSVDFPAEAFEFGYGKNIVNVTLVDIRAWDTMGEISVVVVAATGVASLIFLRARSGRIDRPRNLRSEGRAPGAPAVWGGGRPDPAAELRRPGAGAAQVRAPGRGRTWLAGDATLAPQRRSVIFEVGTRLVFHTLIVFSLFLLFSGHNAPGGGFAGGLVAGTALIVRYLAGGRYELGEAAPVHPGLLLGGGLFLSAGAGAVPLLLGGTVLETTIVDVVLPVFGPVKLATALFFDMGVYLVVIGLVLDILRSLGAEVDRQGEIEGNQAPDVAYDDPSQLADDALPARDDRAEVPDALPRGQR